In Geopsychrobacter electrodiphilus DSM 16401, a single window of DNA contains:
- a CDS encoding 4Fe-4S dicluster domain-containing protein, with protein MLKQLDRAGLDRLLREIATDYRLQVPQHLADGTRQLAGFGDGELSLFGAVPQRKPTSYFFPQIQRLLNIDAAGGVELPEAALRPLALFGLNRADLAGLHFLDRFFLAAPADDVYLRQRSGALLIGLTGEAGADRSFLPLSAGDCDIEMVAIEQHWLALGHSTLGAKLLQGFPAGDEEQLCRLRNRGVERDGESDLLQQASLLLREDKVPDRFWAEIADRCILCSGCNLVCPTCSCFCVQDRIRGGVTERSRVWDSCQLDAFMREASGHNPLGTEVLRTRRRIHHKLVVDVERWGELGCVACGRCDRACPSGIGMLAVLQELVQRYGEELG; from the coding sequence ATGCTGAAACAATTAGATCGGGCCGGACTTGATCGACTGCTGCGGGAGATCGCCACGGACTATCGACTGCAGGTTCCGCAGCACCTGGCCGACGGCACACGTCAACTCGCCGGTTTCGGGGATGGCGAGCTCAGTCTTTTTGGCGCTGTCCCGCAACGCAAACCGACGAGCTACTTTTTTCCGCAGATCCAGAGGCTGTTGAATATCGATGCCGCTGGCGGCGTCGAATTACCCGAGGCGGCGCTGCGACCGCTGGCCTTGTTCGGTCTGAACCGCGCGGACCTGGCCGGGCTTCATTTTCTCGATCGCTTCTTCCTGGCCGCACCCGCCGATGACGTCTACCTGCGTCAGCGCAGCGGGGCGTTGCTGATCGGCCTGACCGGCGAGGCGGGAGCGGACCGAAGTTTTCTGCCCCTGTCTGCGGGCGACTGTGATATCGAAATGGTCGCCATTGAACAGCATTGGCTGGCACTGGGGCATTCCACCCTTGGAGCGAAACTGCTGCAGGGTTTCCCCGCTGGCGATGAAGAGCAACTGTGTCGGTTACGAAACCGCGGTGTCGAAAGGGACGGAGAGTCGGACCTTTTGCAGCAGGCCAGCCTTCTGCTCAGGGAAGACAAGGTACCGGATCGGTTCTGGGCCGAGATCGCGGATCGTTGCATCCTCTGCAGCGGCTGCAATCTTGTCTGTCCGACCTGCAGCTGCTTCTGTGTTCAGGACCGGATCCGCGGTGGTGTCACCGAACGCAGCCGGGTCTGGGATTCCTGCCAGCTTGACGCCTTCATGCGCGAAGCCAGCGGACATAATCCTCTGGGGACCGAAGTCTTGCGGACCCGCCGCCGGATTCACCACAAACTGGTGGTAGATGTTGAGCGTTGGGGCGAGCTCGGTTGTGTCGCCTGCGGGCGCTGTGATCGCGCCTGCCCGAGCGGCATCGGGATGCTGGCCGTTTTGCAGGAGCTGGTACAGCGTTACGGTGAAGAGCTTGGCTGA
- a CDS encoding methyltransferase domain-containing protein, whose amino-acid sequence MSEPRDKWNRRWRERSGEELVADAWLLEVCDLLSVGRALDLACGRGRNTLELARRGFVLTAVDLAEEALAQLAATAAAEGLSIDCQCCDLESRPPVLTQGYDLVLCFFYLHRPLFPWLLAAIKPGGLAVLRTFSSAGDFPPGQLDAQFILQPGELLRIFSGWEILRHEEGLEPSRKGGSLAGIVARKPFPSEP is encoded by the coding sequence ATGAGTGAGCCGAGAGATAAATGGAATCGTCGCTGGCGCGAGCGGAGCGGTGAAGAATTGGTCGCCGATGCCTGGTTGCTTGAGGTGTGTGATTTGTTGTCGGTCGGGCGTGCCCTTGATCTGGCCTGTGGTCGTGGGCGTAACACCCTGGAGTTGGCCCGTCGTGGGTTTGTTTTGACCGCGGTTGATCTTGCTGAAGAAGCGCTGGCCCAGCTGGCGGCTACTGCGGCGGCTGAGGGTCTATCGATCGATTGTCAGTGCTGTGATCTGGAATCACGGCCGCCAGTGCTGACGCAGGGCTATGATCTGGTGCTCTGTTTCTTTTATCTGCACCGGCCGCTGTTCCCCTGGCTGCTGGCGGCGATCAAGCCAGGCGGGCTGGCGGTGCTGCGTACTTTCAGCAGTGCGGGCGATTTTCCGCCCGGGCAGCTCGATGCGCAGTTTATTCTGCAGCCCGGAGAGCTGCTGAGGATCTTTTCCGGTTGGGAGATCTTGCGTCACGAGGAGGGGCTAGAACCTTCACGCAAAGGCGGTTCGCTGGCGGGCATCGTGGCCCGCAAACCCTTTCCTTCAGAGCCTTAG
- a CDS encoding 3-hydroxyacyl-CoA dehydrogenase NAD-binding domain-containing protein, producing MKELQKIGVIGGGLIGMSWASLFLARGMTVVVIDPRQEAEAELRNFVLEAWPKLQALGLTTSDTVRHADFSADFERLSQVDFVQENGPDRIEIKRQLIEQIEQVIAPQVVIASSTSSLLASDIQAEARYPERILVGHPMNPPHLVPMVELVAGELTSLASLQTAETFYRQMQRVTIRVQQEVVGHLANRLTSALYREAVHIAAEGIASVEDIDKAITYGPGMRWALLGPHLTYHLGGGVGGYQAYLDHLGPTQETRWKELGSPRLTAELKTMLVAGMKKELESQDQQTLAQRRDDALVELYKLKQKYGF from the coding sequence ATGAAAGAACTGCAAAAAATCGGCGTGATCGGTGGTGGTCTGATCGGCATGAGTTGGGCCAGCCTGTTTCTGGCCCGGGGTATGACAGTTGTCGTTATTGACCCGCGGCAAGAGGCCGAAGCAGAGCTGCGCAATTTTGTGCTAGAGGCCTGGCCGAAGCTTCAAGCGTTGGGACTGACAACCAGCGACACCGTACGCCACGCCGATTTCAGCGCCGACTTCGAACGCCTGAGTCAGGTCGACTTTGTTCAGGAGAACGGTCCCGATCGGATTGAGATAAAGCGCCAATTAATCGAACAGATAGAGCAAGTGATCGCTCCGCAGGTCGTGATTGCCTCCAGCACCTCCTCGCTGCTGGCTTCTGACATTCAAGCCGAAGCGCGATATCCAGAGCGGATTCTCGTAGGACACCCCATGAACCCGCCACATCTGGTGCCGATGGTGGAACTTGTCGCAGGCGAACTGACTTCCCTAGCGAGCCTGCAAACGGCTGAGACCTTTTATCGACAGATGCAACGTGTCACCATCCGTGTACAGCAGGAAGTGGTCGGCCATCTGGCCAATCGTCTCACCTCGGCACTCTATCGCGAGGCGGTGCACATTGCGGCAGAAGGGATAGCCTCGGTTGAAGATATCGATAAGGCCATCACCTATGGCCCCGGCATGCGCTGGGCGCTTCTGGGTCCGCATTTGACCTATCATCTAGGAGGTGGCGTCGGAGGTTATCAAGCCTACCTCGACCATCTCGGCCCGACCCAGGAAACTCGATGGAAAGAACTTGGCAGCCCCAGGCTGACCGCAGAACTTAAAACCATGCTGGTAGCGGGGATGAAAAAGGAGCTGGAGAGTCAGGATCAGCAAACATTGGCGCAGCGACGCGACGACGCACTGGTCGAACTCTACAAACTGAAGCAAAAATACGGATTTTAG
- a CDS encoding carboxymuconolactone decarboxylase family protein translates to MKKSLHISPLPLSAWDASLAHISEDMQGLPLNVHALMAHHPELLKAWWNFRNHAVGGGDLGRRRSELIILRVALQLRSWYEWGSHVERALACGLTIDEIERVKQGAQAMEWQPDEALLFTAVDELMTVHAITPETLNKLCQHYTVQQVMDLIAIQGMYVTLGGMLNTWGLKLDEHVKHKLPPSVCEDKFKVEFPR, encoded by the coding sequence ATGAAAAAGAGTTTGCACATATCACCCCTTCCCCTCTCTGCCTGGGATGCCTCCCTCGCCCATATCAGCGAGGATATGCAGGGCCTGCCCCTCAATGTTCACGCCCTGATGGCACATCACCCCGAACTGCTCAAGGCCTGGTGGAACTTCCGCAACCATGCGGTAGGCGGGGGTGACCTGGGAAGACGCAGAAGCGAGTTGATCATTCTGCGCGTCGCCCTGCAGCTGAGATCCTGGTACGAATGGGGTTCACATGTCGAACGCGCGCTAGCCTGTGGCCTGACCATAGATGAGATTGAACGCGTCAAGCAGGGGGCACAAGCCATGGAATGGCAACCGGATGAAGCCCTGTTATTCACAGCGGTGGACGAATTAATGACCGTCCATGCCATTACGCCAGAAACTCTGAACAAGCTGTGCCAACACTATACTGTTCAGCAGGTGATGGACCTGATCGCCATTCAGGGCATGTATGTAACCCTCGGTGGCATGCTCAATACCTGGGGCCTAAAACTGGATGAACACGTTAAACACAAATTGCCGCCATCGGTCTGCGAAGATAAATTCAAGGTCGAGTTTCCCCGCTGA
- a CDS encoding GAF domain-containing protein: MPQEHTNEYFRLFFETVQEILSARNLQATLDSLVRRTVTALNIKAGGLRLIDEKTNFLEQVAAFGLSEAYLNKGALNADQSIPEVLGGKPVCIKNAYTDARIQYPGAMRIEGIDTILSVPVIAGDKVIGVLRLYSAEPRDYSHEELEFVSALAEMGGLAIANARLYQAEGKKLATLFAEIGVELPTSNETLEDERESCAFLPIDPLKSLDYFHTLHEVTRAILSTLDSKQVMQLIVDKVISLMQLKASALRLRNETTHELELIVSTGLSKMFLGKGQPHTDQSISETLSGKTVLIADTANDPRLEYPLETVAEGIASILSVPIVAHQRVVGVLRLYSAEKREFSQAELTFLTALAGISGVAIMNARVYEKTRNDLSFWTATLDYMQG, from the coding sequence ATGCCCCAAGAACATACAAATGAATACTTTAGACTCTTTTTTGAAACAGTCCAGGAGATACTCTCCGCCAGAAATCTACAAGCGACCCTCGATTCCCTGGTGCGGCGAACCGTTACCGCGCTGAATATCAAGGCGGGGGGCCTGCGACTCATTGACGAAAAAACGAATTTTCTGGAGCAGGTTGCGGCCTTCGGTTTGAGTGAGGCCTACCTGAATAAGGGCGCTTTAAACGCCGATCAGAGTATCCCTGAAGTTCTGGGCGGGAAACCTGTTTGTATCAAGAACGCCTACACGGACGCACGTATCCAATATCCTGGAGCCATGCGTATTGAGGGGATCGATACAATCCTTTCGGTCCCGGTGATCGCAGGGGACAAGGTGATCGGCGTGTTGCGACTCTACAGCGCCGAACCGCGTGATTACAGTCATGAAGAGCTTGAGTTCGTCTCTGCCCTGGCCGAAATGGGCGGGTTGGCGATTGCCAATGCGCGCCTCTATCAAGCCGAAGGGAAGAAACTGGCCACCCTGTTTGCCGAGATCGGCGTCGAACTGCCGACCAGCAATGAAACGCTTGAAGATGAACGCGAAAGTTGTGCCTTTCTGCCGATCGATCCACTGAAGAGTCTCGACTATTTTCATACCCTGCATGAGGTCACCCGTGCCATCCTCTCCACCCTCGATTCCAAGCAGGTGATGCAGCTGATCGTCGATAAGGTGATCAGCCTGATGCAGCTGAAGGCCAGTGCCTTGCGGCTGCGGAATGAAACCACCCATGAGCTTGAGCTGATCGTCTCGACCGGCTTGAGCAAAATGTTCCTGGGCAAGGGACAGCCGCACACCGACCAGAGTATCAGTGAAACCCTGTCCGGGAAAACGGTGCTGATCGCGGATACCGCCAACGACCCGCGTCTTGAATACCCACTTGAAACCGTTGCCGAGGGGATCGCCTCAATCCTCTCGGTGCCGATTGTCGCGCATCAGCGGGTCGTCGGTGTGCTGCGACTCTACAGCGCCGAAAAGCGTGAGTTTAGTCAAGCAGAACTTACCTTCCTCACTGCGCTTGCCGGAATCTCCGGGGTGGCCATCATGAATGCCAGAGTCTATGAGAAGACGCGTAACGATCTGTCTTTCTGGACCGCCACTCTCGACTATATGCAGGGCTGA
- a CDS encoding Rossmann-like domain-containing protein has product MSIMAEIRDMALGLASTFHIPKIAGIVFPPFHPGGQPHDCEFMAMALEGGAGGISYVLLPDSSAEAYRSLQPHAFIDTQPEQHAAVFGGTDPVQNMLGLAAINAICQQVMRTTGRVPEVAADSIGLMRLAAGDRVGMVGFFPPLLKYIQNCNVELVIIEKNPRLIERFPQHHVTLDITELKNCNKILCTSTTLLNDTLDEVLLYCSAAEHISLLGPTAGFFPDPLFAGGVHVLGGRFVNDGMLLLQLLAEGKRWGAATQKLCFEASHYVGIGTEGEA; this is encoded by the coding sequence ATGAGTATCATGGCGGAAATACGGGATATGGCGCTGGGGCTGGCCTCAACCTTTCACATTCCGAAAATTGCCGGGATTGTGTTCCCCCCTTTTCATCCTGGCGGCCAGCCGCATGACTGTGAGTTCATGGCCATGGCCCTTGAGGGCGGTGCGGGAGGGATCAGCTATGTGCTGTTGCCCGACAGCAGCGCAGAGGCCTACCGGTCTTTGCAACCTCACGCGTTTATTGATACCCAGCCTGAGCAGCACGCCGCAGTGTTTGGCGGGACCGATCCCGTTCAGAACATGCTCGGGCTGGCCGCGATTAACGCTATCTGTCAGCAGGTGATGCGGACGACCGGAAGGGTTCCTGAGGTCGCCGCGGATTCTATAGGCCTGATGCGACTTGCCGCTGGCGATCGCGTCGGGATGGTGGGTTTTTTTCCGCCGCTTCTTAAATATATTCAGAACTGCAATGTTGAGCTGGTGATCATCGAGAAGAATCCGCGCTTGATTGAGCGTTTCCCGCAGCACCATGTAACCCTCGACATTACCGAGTTGAAAAACTGCAACAAAATCCTGTGTACCAGTACGACACTCCTGAACGATACCCTTGACGAAGTCCTTTTATACTGCAGCGCAGCCGAGCATATTTCGCTGCTCGGACCGACGGCAGGGTTTTTCCCTGATCCCCTGTTCGCTGGCGGCGTGCACGTGCTGGGTGGTCGATTTGTTAATGACGGCATGCTGCTGCTGCAACTTCTTGCAGAAGGTAAGCGCTGGGGGGCGGCAACCCAAAAGCTCTGTTTTGAAGCCAGCCATTATGTTGGGATCGGAACAGAGGGCGAAGCATAA
- a CDS encoding MmcQ/YjbR family DNA-binding protein has product MTSFDSLRSYLNRKPGAVEEFPFDTVTLVVKVGGKMFALVGTDEIPLRLNLKCDPIKAEILREIYPTILPGYHMNKRHWNTVILDGSIPATEIRSMIDDSYALVVRGLPRAKRP; this is encoded by the coding sequence GTGACGAGTTTTGATAGCCTGCGATCTTATTTGAATAGAAAACCAGGCGCTGTCGAAGAGTTCCCCTTTGATACGGTGACTCTTGTGGTCAAGGTCGGCGGCAAGATGTTCGCCCTCGTTGGTACCGATGAAATCCCCCTGCGCCTGAACCTCAAGTGTGATCCCATAAAAGCAGAGATTCTGCGTGAAATTTATCCGACTATTCTGCCCGGCTACCATATGAACAAACGCCATTGGAATACGGTTATTCTCGATGGATCCATCCCCGCCACTGAGATCAGGTCGATGATTGATGATTCCTACGCCCTCGTGGTTCGAGGCCTGCCCAGAGCGAAACGACCTTGA
- a CDS encoding ferritin-like domain-containing protein produces MNVFDYAMKMEADGKAYYQKLASQTDLPGLQTIFSRLAEDEQIHYQIFKKLKEGKGVPEVPESLTLKSVRNIFEALPLPEKAIKNIAGTLEAYQHAMQVEAESFRFYEKAAEEEGNPQIKKVLLQIAAEEQKHFNIMENIYHFTNAPTQYLAGAEVSDIDGVRQFGRDIES; encoded by the coding sequence ATGAATGTATTCGATTATGCGATGAAGATGGAAGCGGATGGAAAGGCCTATTATCAAAAGCTGGCCAGTCAGACCGATCTGCCGGGGTTGCAGACGATTTTTTCGCGTTTGGCAGAGGACGAACAAATTCATTATCAAATTTTTAAGAAGTTAAAAGAAGGGAAGGGCGTACCGGAGGTACCGGAAAGCCTGACATTGAAAAGTGTCAGGAATATCTTTGAAGCGCTGCCTCTGCCAGAAAAGGCGATTAAAAATATTGCGGGCACTCTCGAGGCCTACCAGCACGCGATGCAAGTTGAGGCTGAAAGCTTCCGTTTTTATGAAAAGGCGGCCGAAGAAGAAGGTAACCCGCAAATCAAAAAAGTGCTCCTGCAGATTGCCGCTGAAGAGCAAAAGCATTTCAATATCATGGAGAATATTTACCACTTCACCAATGCGCCTACCCAGTATCTGGCCGGTGCCGAAGTCAGTGACATTGATGGAGTCCGGCAGTTCGGGCGGGATATTGAAAGTTGA
- a CDS encoding deoxycytidylate deaminase: MSSSNWDIRWMALAQFIATWSKDRGRKVGAVIVGPDNEIRSTGFNGFPRGVNDDVEERHDAESGEKYLWASHAERNAIYNAAMLGVSTKNCTIYVPWYPCVDCAKAIVQSGLSKIVCFEPDLTDSNWGKGFEKSLIILGEGNVVTRFVEQKNYLRDILNKELRVGNVQIRPFD, from the coding sequence TTGTCGAGTTCAAACTGGGATATTCGTTGGATGGCTCTGGCTCAATTTATTGCAACCTGGAGCAAGGATCGCGGCAGAAAAGTTGGCGCTGTGATTGTCGGTCCCGATAATGAAATTCGCTCGACCGGGTTTAACGGATTTCCACGCGGGGTGAATGACGACGTTGAAGAACGGCATGATGCCGAGAGTGGTGAAAAATATCTCTGGGCCTCACATGCCGAAAGAAATGCGATTTACAATGCTGCCATGCTGGGTGTCTCTACCAAAAACTGTACAATTTATGTCCCCTGGTACCCCTGCGTCGATTGCGCCAAGGCCATCGTACAATCAGGCTTGAGTAAAATTGTCTGTTTTGAGCCCGACCTGACGGACAGCAACTGGGGAAAGGGTTTCGAAAAATCACTGATTATTCTGGGTGAAGGGAATGTCGTAACCCGATTTGTTGAACAGAAAAATTATCTGCGAGATATCCTCAACAAAGAACTTCGGGTCGGCAATGTTCAGATCAGACCCTTCGATTGA
- a CDS encoding adenosylcobalamin-dependent ribonucleoside-diphosphate reductase, producing MSVKLIKKTVGPVEIPWQAASLDIWDSKYRLKDAAGQPLDADLNATFERVAKALAAVEDNEVKQRYWFERFQWALERGAIPAGRITSNAGALEHKPATSTINCTVSATVGDSMDDILRKVHEAGLTLKAGCGIGYEFSTLRPKNAFVSGAGAYTSGPMSFMDIFDRMCCTVSSAGGRRGAQMATFDVSHPDVLDFIKAKREDGRLRQFNLSLLITNEFMEAVKQDADWPLCFPMTTKELERDKLDLQDPAQVIWKDWPITEDYLQNEVGQVACKVFRTIRAKQLWNVIMASTYDFAEPGFILIDKVNEMNNNWFCEKIRATNPCGEQPLPPYGSCLLGSINLTRFVEQPFTPEARFNWELFNEVVAVFSRMLDNVVEINGLPLQQQRDEIIGKRRHGMGYLGLGSTITLLGMKYGDADAVAFTEKVTLQMALAGWQQALELAREKGPAPALLEEYEVTAEMLRRRPEMAADGIRLGQRVPGRILHARYSRYMQQLAKEAPELVAELAEVGARFTHHSSIAPTGTISLSIANNASNGIEPSFAHHYSRNLIRPGKKTKEKIDVFSYELLAYRELINPLAMPGSINPEEQLPENFITSEDVTPKQHVDIQAAAQKWIDSSISKTANVPSDYPYADFQDIYLYAYEQGLKGCTTFRYNPESFQGVLVQEKDLAATVYQFSLEDGTVLQARGNEEIEYDNEIHTAANLFDALKEGYYGKL from the coding sequence ATGTCCGTAAAATTGATCAAAAAAACAGTTGGGCCGGTAGAAATTCCCTGGCAGGCAGCTTCTCTGGACATCTGGGACAGCAAGTACCGGCTCAAGGACGCCGCAGGTCAACCGCTTGATGCCGATCTGAACGCCACCTTCGAAAGGGTCGCCAAGGCACTTGCCGCCGTGGAAGATAACGAGGTTAAACAGCGCTACTGGTTTGAACGCTTTCAATGGGCGTTGGAACGCGGTGCCATCCCCGCCGGGCGTATCACCTCGAACGCCGGGGCCCTGGAGCACAAGCCCGCCACCTCGACCATCAACTGTACGGTCTCGGCGACAGTCGGCGACTCGATGGACGATATTTTACGCAAGGTCCACGAAGCAGGTCTGACCCTCAAGGCGGGTTGCGGAATTGGCTATGAATTTTCAACCCTGCGCCCCAAAAATGCCTTTGTCAGCGGGGCCGGTGCTTACACGTCGGGGCCGATGTCGTTCATGGACATCTTCGACCGCATGTGCTGCACAGTCTCTTCCGCCGGCGGGCGACGGGGTGCCCAGATGGCGACCTTTGATGTCTCCCACCCGGACGTGCTCGATTTTATCAAGGCCAAGCGTGAAGACGGACGCCTGCGCCAGTTCAACCTGTCTTTGCTGATCACCAATGAGTTCATGGAAGCGGTCAAACAGGATGCTGACTGGCCACTTTGCTTCCCTATGACCACAAAAGAACTGGAACGCGATAAACTCGATCTGCAAGACCCCGCGCAGGTCATCTGGAAAGATTGGCCGATCACTGAAGATTATCTGCAAAACGAAGTCGGTCAGGTTGCCTGCAAGGTCTTCCGCACCATCCGCGCCAAACAGCTGTGGAACGTCATCATGGCCTCGACCTACGATTTTGCCGAACCGGGTTTCATTCTGATCGACAAGGTCAATGAGATGAACAACAACTGGTTCTGCGAGAAGATCCGCGCCACCAACCCCTGCGGCGAGCAGCCCTTGCCTCCCTATGGCTCCTGCCTGCTCGGTTCGATCAACCTGACTCGTTTCGTCGAACAGCCCTTTACGCCTGAAGCACGCTTTAATTGGGAACTGTTTAACGAAGTTGTTGCGGTCTTTTCACGCATGCTCGACAACGTGGTCGAGATCAACGGCCTGCCGCTACAGCAGCAGCGCGACGAAATCATCGGCAAACGACGTCACGGCATGGGGTATCTCGGCCTCGGTTCGACCATCACCCTGCTCGGCATGAAATACGGCGACGCCGATGCCGTGGCTTTTACCGAGAAGGTCACCCTGCAGATGGCCCTGGCCGGCTGGCAACAGGCGCTCGAACTGGCGCGCGAAAAAGGACCGGCACCGGCGCTTCTTGAAGAATATGAAGTGACCGCCGAAATGCTGCGCCGACGCCCGGAGATGGCCGCCGATGGCATCCGTTTGGGACAGCGCGTCCCCGGTCGCATCCTGCACGCCCGTTACAGTCGCTATATGCAGCAGCTGGCCAAAGAGGCCCCGGAGCTGGTAGCTGAACTGGCCGAAGTGGGTGCCCGCTTCACCCACCACAGCTCCATCGCGCCGACCGGGACCATCTCGCTCTCCATCGCCAATAACGCGTCTAACGGTATTGAGCCGAGCTTCGCCCATCATTACTCGCGCAACCTGATTCGCCCTGGGAAAAAAACCAAAGAAAAAATCGACGTCTTCTCCTATGAACTTCTGGCCTATCGCGAGCTCATCAATCCGCTGGCGATGCCCGGGAGCATCAACCCCGAGGAACAACTGCCGGAGAACTTCATCACCTCGGAAGACGTTACCCCCAAGCAGCATGTCGACATTCAGGCGGCGGCGCAGAAATGGATCGATTCTTCGATCTCCAAAACAGCCAACGTCCCCAGCGATTATCCCTATGCCGATTTTCAGGATATCTACCTCTATGCATATGAACAGGGTTTGAAGGGGTGTACAACCTTCCGCTACAACCCGGAATCCTTTCAGGGCGTACTGGTTCAGGAGAAGGACCTGGCGGCGACGGTCTACCAGTTCTCCCTCGAAGACGGCACTGTGCTCCAGGCCCGCGGGAACGAAGAGATCGAATATGACAATGAAATTCACACAGCAGCCAACCTGTTTGATGCACTCAAAGAGGGCTATTACGGCAAGCTGTAA
- a CDS encoding PEP-CTERM sorting domain-containing protein, whose protein sequence is MSRKVLLLGIIFLLTVCSNVFASDYYEFSTFGGPGSEYDVGSYGNDIYYGGGSSVYKTTVSITDMAKANEPKFLADGVTPNPNYQVRTFTSPTYINLSGAPTSLEQGSWGEMYIDANNIYTAGYTSYSSTGNYGAIYSFDKATGAYNGTAVTGGGAITSDYWGIGATLLSYGGGQWWAANESSKVYSSTGGAWTYEFTWPSMGGGHGDGMEYVNGNIWVSDMTSNFIARWGKVGDVWMELNRFAYTEAGGNKYVEGMGFGALGHFWAGSGSQIYELGGGVLGDYTETVVPEPSTYLLLGIGLIGLFLSRKRIQQG, encoded by the coding sequence ATGAGTAGAAAAGTGTTGTTGCTAGGCATCATCTTTTTGCTGACGGTATGCTCAAACGTATTCGCTTCGGATTACTATGAGTTCTCAACGTTCGGGGGTCCTGGGTCTGAATATGATGTAGGCAGCTATGGAAACGACATCTACTATGGTGGTGGTAGCTCCGTCTACAAAACAACCGTCTCAATTACCGACATGGCAAAAGCCAATGAACCAAAGTTTCTCGCGGACGGTGTCACTCCTAACCCCAACTATCAGGTGCGCACCTTTACGTCCCCGACATATATTAACCTGAGTGGTGCACCCACCTCATTAGAACAGGGAAGTTGGGGTGAAATGTATATAGACGCCAACAATATCTATACCGCTGGTTATACTTCCTATTCCTCCACGGGGAATTATGGAGCTATTTATTCCTTTGACAAAGCAACAGGTGCCTACAACGGCACTGCTGTCACAGGTGGCGGGGCTATTACATCTGACTACTGGGGCATAGGTGCGACTCTGCTCTCCTATGGCGGAGGTCAGTGGTGGGCGGCCAATGAGAGTAGTAAGGTTTACAGTTCCACGGGCGGTGCCTGGACCTATGAGTTCACCTGGCCCAGCATGGGTGGTGGTCATGGCGACGGCATGGAATATGTCAACGGTAATATCTGGGTCTCTGACATGACCTCAAACTTCATTGCACGCTGGGGGAAAGTAGGGGATGTCTGGATGGAACTGAACCGGTTCGCTTACACAGAGGCCGGTGGGAATAAATATGTCGAGGGGATGGGCTTCGGTGCCTTAGGGCATTTCTGGGCTGGTAGCGGCTCTCAGATTTATGAACTCGGTGGCGGAGTTCTTGGTGATTACACCGAAACTGTTGTTCCTGAACCGAGTACCTACCTGCTGCTCGGAATAGGATTAATCGGCCTGTTCTTGTCCCGCAAGAGAATACAACAAGGGTAA
- a CDS encoding GFA family protein — protein MTNTSKIYQGTCHCGKVSFELKTDLKPAVRCNCSICKRKGVPMVTAEEGSFRVTGGEEYLTLYQFNTQRARHFFCKVCGIYTFHNPRSNPALTRVNSGCLDGVDPLALETDLINGAALD, from the coding sequence ATGACAAACACATCAAAAATCTATCAAGGCACCTGTCACTGCGGCAAAGTCAGTTTTGAGCTGAAAACCGACCTCAAGCCGGCTGTACGTTGCAACTGTTCAATCTGCAAACGCAAGGGCGTGCCGATGGTAACGGCAGAGGAGGGGAGTTTCCGGGTTACCGGTGGGGAGGAATATCTCACCCTCTACCAGTTTAATACCCAGCGGGCGCGGCACTTCTTCTGTAAGGTCTGCGGTATCTACACCTTTCACAACCCGCGCTCCAATCCGGCTCTCACCCGGGTGAATTCCGGTTGCCTGGATGGGGTTGACCCTCTGGCGCTGGAGACGGATCTTATCAATGGCGCTGCTCTGGACTGA